From one Ochrobactrum vermis genomic stretch:
- a CDS encoding FadR/GntR family transcriptional regulator, whose protein sequence is MSELADWLSDTRPITRKNAAEVVFDDIRSAITSGRLAVGTRLPSEAQLAGRFGVSRPIVREALRSLQTLGLTQTRTGSGTYVLNVSPASELSYGGYSARDLIEARPFIEVPAAGWAALRRNAGQLTHLLELCDKMDRQTDPQKWELLDSEFHCAIAEASGNTVFTKIVADAREALIQQSELVNLMSGRREASNDEHRRIVEAIEAGSEAEARAAMEAHLSKVKTAVTTIIGKDEV, encoded by the coding sequence ATGAGCGAATTGGCCGACTGGCTATCGGACACACGTCCGATCACACGAAAGAATGCGGCAGAAGTCGTGTTCGACGATATTCGCTCAGCCATCACATCCGGTCGCCTTGCCGTGGGGACCCGTCTGCCTTCCGAAGCCCAGCTCGCGGGCCGGTTCGGGGTAAGTCGTCCAATCGTGCGCGAGGCGCTGCGGTCGCTACAAACGTTGGGGCTCACCCAGACCCGCACGGGCAGCGGCACCTATGTCCTGAATGTTTCCCCTGCGAGTGAACTGAGTTACGGCGGCTACTCGGCACGTGATCTCATTGAGGCGCGTCCCTTCATTGAGGTACCAGCGGCAGGCTGGGCAGCACTGCGCCGCAACGCCGGGCAACTAACCCATCTTCTCGAACTTTGCGACAAGATGGACCGGCAGACGGATCCCCAGAAATGGGAACTGCTCGATTCCGAATTTCATTGTGCTATTGCCGAGGCATCTGGAAACACGGTCTTTACCAAAATCGTCGCCGATGCCCGCGAGGCGCTGATCCAGCAATCCGAACTCGTCAATCTGATGTCTGGCCGCCGCGAAGCATCGAATGACGAGCATCGCCGTATCGTTGAAGCCATCGAGGCAGGATCGGAAGCCGAAGCCCGCGCTGCAATGGAAGCCCATCTGAGCAAGGTCAAGACCGCCGTGACCACGATCATCGGCAAGGACGAAGTCTGA
- a CDS encoding amino acid permease, whose product MPIKTMKATPAEREVFIDEDRGYHKALKPRQIQMIAIGGAIGTGLFLGAGGRLAMAGPALVFVYALCGFFAFLVLRALGELIMHRPSSGSFVSYAREFYGEKLAFVAGWMYWLNWAMTSVADVTAVALYMNFFKHYVPWLQGVDQWVFALTALVIVLSMNLLSVKVFGELEFWFSLVKVVALVTFLVIGIYFVVSGTPIDGHPAGFSIITDSGGLFPNGILPAFIIIQGVVFAYASIELLGTTAGETEDPRKVMPRAIRTVVFRLLVFYVGSVLLLSLLLPYTAYSAGESPFVTFFSKIGIEGADVIMNLVVLTAVLSSLNAGLYSTGRILHSMAVSGSAPASLAKMNKNGVPYMGIAVTAVVTVIGVILNAVVPAAAFEIALNLSALGIITAWGVIVLCQLKLWQLAHRGEIVRPDFRMFGAPYTGILTLAFLLGVLVLMALDYPVGTWTIASLAIIGPALILGWYLMRERIHRLAAERAVDASISGK is encoded by the coding sequence ATGCCGATCAAAACCATGAAGGCCACCCCGGCCGAACGCGAAGTGTTCATTGACGAGGACCGCGGTTATCACAAAGCCCTGAAGCCGAGACAGATCCAGATGATCGCCATCGGCGGCGCAATCGGAACAGGGCTGTTCCTTGGCGCGGGCGGACGTTTGGCGATGGCAGGCCCGGCTCTGGTCTTCGTCTATGCCTTGTGCGGCTTCTTTGCGTTTCTGGTTCTGCGCGCATTGGGCGAGCTGATCATGCATCGCCCCAGCTCCGGCTCCTTCGTCTCCTATGCCCGCGAGTTCTACGGCGAAAAACTGGCTTTCGTGGCAGGCTGGATGTACTGGCTCAATTGGGCCATGACGTCGGTAGCCGACGTGACAGCAGTCGCGCTCTACATGAATTTTTTCAAGCACTATGTGCCGTGGCTGCAGGGCGTCGACCAATGGGTGTTTGCCCTGACAGCACTTGTCATCGTGCTGTCGATGAACCTTCTTTCGGTGAAGGTGTTCGGCGAACTGGAATTCTGGTTCAGCCTCGTCAAGGTCGTCGCGCTCGTCACGTTTCTGGTAATCGGTATTTACTTTGTCGTTTCAGGCACGCCGATCGACGGTCACCCGGCGGGATTCAGCATCATCACAGATAGTGGTGGCTTGTTCCCGAATGGCATATTGCCTGCCTTCATCATCATACAGGGTGTGGTTTTCGCCTATGCATCCATCGAGTTGCTGGGCACTACGGCTGGAGAGACAGAAGATCCGCGCAAGGTTATGCCACGAGCAATCCGCACCGTGGTCTTCCGCTTGCTCGTTTTCTATGTGGGTTCAGTTCTGCTGCTCTCTCTGCTTCTCCCCTACACGGCCTATTCGGCAGGCGAGAGTCCGTTTGTGACCTTCTTCAGCAAGATCGGCATCGAGGGTGCGGATGTCATTATGAACCTCGTTGTTCTGACGGCCGTTCTGTCATCGCTGAATGCCGGGCTCTATTCCACCGGGCGCATCCTGCATTCAATGGCTGTATCCGGTTCTGCCCCTGCCTCTCTGGCCAAGATGAACAAGAATGGCGTTCCCTATATGGGCATCGCGGTTACCGCCGTTGTCACCGTCATTGGCGTCATTCTCAATGCCGTCGTGCCAGCGGCAGCGTTCGAAATCGCACTCAATCTCTCCGCACTCGGCATCATCACGGCATGGGGCGTCATCGTCCTTTGCCAGTTGAAACTGTGGCAACTTGCGCATCGCGGCGAAATCGTGCGCCCAGATTTCCGCATGTTCGGCGCACCCTATACCGGCATCCTCACACTCGCATTCTTGCTCGGCGTGCTTGTCCTGATGGCGCTCGACTATCCGGTCGGCACCTGGACGATTGCTTCGCTGGCGATTATCGGCCCTGCCCTCATCCTCGGCTGGTATCTGATGCGTGAACGCATCCATCGACTTGCTGCCGAACGTGCTGTAGACGCCAGCATTTCTGGTAAGTGA
- a CDS encoding asparaginase: MSLAKPSIVLIATGGTIASKRGEDGASTPVLTGEDLLEFVPGLEAELRPVDMMAKDSASLTLSDMQRISDTVDASLKDGEVDGVVVLHGTDAMEETALLVHLQHRIGKPVIFTGAQFTADHPQADGPENLATAIRLACDPANTDKGVLIAFGGRIVPAWGAYKFSSDSADAFRSARSIQTQSPALPASVGDRRIDTIAIYPGCDAVHIEASIAAGASGIVLAALGSGNTTPCVVEAVRECSRRNIPVAVSSRVPEGLLTPGYGGGGGGHDLGEAGAIHAHTLRPGQARILLAALIASGSPRDAMIRAFSDYR, encoded by the coding sequence ATGTCGCTTGCAAAGCCTTCCATAGTGCTGATCGCCACTGGCGGCACCATCGCCAGCAAGCGCGGGGAAGACGGAGCAAGCACACCGGTCCTGACCGGTGAGGATCTGCTAGAATTCGTGCCGGGCCTTGAAGCGGAGCTTCGTCCGGTCGACATGATGGCGAAGGATTCTGCAAGCCTTACCCTGTCGGACATGCAGCGCATCAGCGATACCGTCGATGCCAGCCTGAAGGATGGCGAAGTCGATGGCGTCGTTGTCCTGCACGGGACCGACGCTATGGAAGAAACGGCGCTGCTGGTGCATCTGCAACACCGCATCGGCAAGCCGGTGATTTTCACCGGTGCGCAATTTACTGCCGATCACCCTCAAGCCGATGGGCCGGAAAACCTCGCCACCGCCATTCGCCTTGCCTGCGATCCGGCCAATACCGACAAAGGCGTCCTTATCGCCTTCGGCGGGCGGATCGTTCCTGCCTGGGGAGCCTATAAGTTCAGCAGTGACAGTGCCGATGCTTTCCGTTCCGCACGGTCGATCCAGACCCAAAGCCCGGCGCTTCCAGCTTCTGTCGGTGACCGCCGGATTGATACGATTGCCATTTATCCGGGTTGCGACGCTGTTCATATCGAAGCGAGCATAGCAGCCGGTGCCAGCGGCATTGTGCTCGCAGCGCTCGGCTCGGGAAACACCACGCCATGCGTTGTCGAAGCTGTCCGCGAATGTTCGCGTCGCAATATTCCTGTTGCCGTTTCAAGTCGCGTACCGGAAGGTTTGCTGACGCCTGGTTATGGCGGCGGCGGCGGCGGACATGATCTCGGCGAAGCCGGAGCCATTCACGCGCATACGCTTCGTCCTGGTCAGGCCCGCATCCTGCTGGCTGCACTGATTGCCAGCGGCAGCCCCAGAGATGCCATGATCCGCGCTTTCAGCGACTATCGATAA
- a CDS encoding anti-sigma factor family protein, with protein MTEHNSPLTEAELHAYVDGQLSEEEHARIAGILESDPEQAALAADWSRQNEGIRQLFSGFAEAKNADPGLIRSAGMRQSRNYQGAVAAAVLAALVIGGAGGFAGSRLLAEAEPQMASAQTLPEQAQAAYLIYASEVRHPVEVFSNEEAHLATWLGKRLNIPDLRVPDLRSLGFQLVGGRLLPVDGKAGAFFMYEDEAGKRLSVIVGRNPDNRDTSFRFASSDGVETFYWIDNDLGYAVSGEISRERLRQVAEECYRQFPS; from the coding sequence ATGACAGAACACAATTCTCCCTTAACCGAAGCGGAACTGCACGCCTATGTCGACGGTCAATTGTCCGAGGAAGAGCATGCCCGCATCGCCGGAATTCTTGAGAGCGATCCCGAACAGGCGGCACTGGCTGCGGATTGGAGCAGGCAAAACGAGGGTATTAGGCAGCTCTTTTCCGGTTTTGCCGAGGCAAAGAATGCCGATCCCGGATTGATCCGTTCAGCGGGAATGCGTCAGTCGCGAAATTATCAGGGAGCGGTTGCAGCGGCTGTTCTCGCGGCACTTGTGATTGGCGGCGCTGGCGGCTTTGCAGGTTCGCGCCTGCTCGCGGAAGCCGAGCCGCAAATGGCGAGTGCCCAAACCCTGCCGGAACAGGCACAGGCGGCTTATCTCATCTATGCCAGCGAAGTGCGACACCCGGTAGAGGTCTTTTCCAACGAGGAGGCGCATCTGGCGACATGGCTTGGCAAAAGGCTCAACATACCCGATCTCCGCGTTCCCGATCTCCGCTCGCTTGGCTTCCAGCTCGTCGGCGGTCGCCTGTTGCCGGTCGACGGCAAGGCGGGTGCTTTCTTCATGTATGAGGACGAAGCAGGCAAGCGGCTTTCGGTGATCGTCGGGCGCAATCCGGACAACCGCGACACAAGCTTCCGGTTTGCCTCAAGCGATGGTGTGGAAACCTTCTACTGGATCGACAACGATCTTGGTTATGCGGTGAGCGGCGAGATATCGCGCGAGCGGCTACGGCAGGTGGCTGAAGAATGCTATCGCCAGTTTCCGAGCTGA
- a CDS encoding sigma-70 family RNA polymerase sigma factor, with amino-acid sequence MESGTPQSHEADVSHPAPESFEGQLLALLPVMRRYSRSLAKSDAEGEDLLQDCVAKALSRRGQWRGLNLRGWILTMMTNLYRNGYKSRARTRHETLDAAENVSVAATETDPFQLQQLEEAINTLPEDNRAVLMLIVVEGYSYGEAADMLGIPVGTVMSRLSRARHRLAEHMSGSNIVTLRRNR; translated from the coding sequence ATGGAGTCTGGCACGCCGCAAAGCCATGAGGCCGATGTGAGCCATCCCGCCCCTGAAAGTTTCGAGGGCCAGCTTCTGGCCCTCCTGCCGGTCATGCGGCGTTACTCGCGCAGCCTTGCAAAGTCCGACGCCGAAGGCGAGGACCTCCTGCAGGACTGTGTGGCGAAGGCGCTGTCCCGGCGCGGCCAGTGGCGTGGGCTCAATCTGCGTGGGTGGATACTCACGATGATGACCAACCTTTACCGCAATGGCTATAAAAGCCGGGCTCGTACCCGGCATGAAACACTCGACGCTGCGGAAAATGTCAGTGTCGCAGCGACCGAAACCGATCCGTTTCAGTTGCAGCAGCTTGAAGAGGCGATCAACACGCTGCCGGAAGACAACCGCGCAGTGCTGATGCTCATCGTCGTCGAAGGCTACAGCTATGGCGAGGCGGCGGACATGCTGGGCATACCTGTCGGAACGGTTATGTCGCGGCTGTCACGGGCAAGACATCGCCTCGCCGAACATATGAGCGGCTCGAATATCGTAACGCTTCGGAGAAACCGATGA
- a CDS encoding COG4315 family predicted lipoprotein, with protein MKTFGFMSVLAIATVAASAALAAPSVKTMESSKGQVLAGVKDMTLYTFDKDSKGESNCYDTCAKNWPPFMAMSGAKASGAYTLVKRKDGSEQWAKDGMPLYYWVKDKKPGDVTGDGVNGVWHAAKP; from the coding sequence ATGAAAACGTTTGGTTTTATGTCCGTACTGGCAATCGCAACCGTGGCCGCGTCAGCTGCTCTGGCGGCGCCATCCGTCAAGACGATGGAAAGCTCGAAGGGGCAGGTTCTTGCAGGCGTCAAGGACATGACGCTCTATACATTCGACAAGGATAGCAAGGGCGAATCCAACTGCTATGATACTTGCGCCAAGAACTGGCCGCCCTTCATGGCGATGAGTGGAGCGAAAGCTTCTGGTGCATATACGCTGGTCAAGCGCAAGGATGGCAGCGAGCAATGGGCAAAAGACGGAATGCCGCTCTATTATTGGGTGAAGGACAAGAAGCCCGGCGACGTGACCGGAGACGGCGTTAATGGAGTCTGGCACGCCGCAAAGCCATGA
- a CDS encoding MarR family winged helix-turn-helix transcriptional regulator produces the protein MSQSKHNLEAAFTMELSTAARKMRNLFDSRVRERGLTLARARLLLLLTQQRRWNQRELADALEIEHPSVVRLLDGLEKQGLIYRAAVEDDRRAKRIELTDEAQAQVRELQEITRNIRSELLQRIDMQSLETALSVLQEISQTMETTLADKDR, from the coding sequence ATGTCCCAGTCAAAACATAATCTCGAAGCGGCTTTCACGATGGAGCTTTCCACGGCCGCGCGCAAAATGCGCAACCTGTTCGATTCCCGCGTCCGCGAACGCGGGTTAACGTTGGCGCGCGCCCGGCTACTCCTGCTTCTCACCCAGCAGCGCCGCTGGAACCAGCGTGAACTGGCGGATGCTCTGGAAATCGAGCATCCATCCGTGGTGCGCCTTCTGGACGGCCTTGAAAAGCAGGGCTTGATCTACCGTGCTGCGGTTGAAGACGACCGCCGTGCGAAGCGCATCGAACTGACGGATGAAGCGCAGGCGCAGGTGCGCGAGCTGCAGGAAATCACCCGCAACATCCGGTCGGAGCTGCTGCAACGCATAGACATGCAGTCGCTGGAAACGGCGCTCTCGGTGCTTCAGGAAATCAGCCAGACGATGGAGACGACACTCGCGGACAAAGACCGCTAG
- a CDS encoding MFS transporter, giving the protein MSEENKDQQVQQASTVDQPDEKPTAPAQASAPARHMPVYMSAIYIAASVLMWSTRGLSMYFISANTQQIQGSLGATLTETSWLIAAYMAPYASLTILLVKIRTQFGLRRFAEIAIAVFLISSLLHLLVYDIWSAIPIRFIAGAAAAPVSTIGFLYMLEAFPPAKKMTWGLSLALTCSAAAGPLARVISPMLFEIGQWQQLYMVEIGLSLTAFAVVYVLPLTQVPRAKVLHWLDFVAYALIAIGFGLLAVILVQGKNYWWFEAPWIGVCLAISIAVLACAAAIELNREQPLMNLQWLFSPEILRFTLILFIFRIVLAEQTTGAVGLFQAFGLQDGQSRGLYLVILAASLAGGIACGMWMKLERVSFIFGLALIFIAAGAFLDSHATNLTRPHDAYLSQALIAFGGALFLPPAMLAGITKALKQGPTYMTSFIVIFLFTQNIGGLIGSAVFGTFIAIREKYHSAYLVEQLVMANPLVAQRVQALSGTYAKVLADQGLTKAEGLALLGQRVTKEATVLSYNDAFLAISVIAVLSLACLIAYRLYENIQARRHSAAATS; this is encoded by the coding sequence ATGTCGGAAGAGAATAAAGATCAGCAGGTGCAACAGGCCTCCACGGTAGACCAACCGGATGAGAAGCCGACTGCGCCCGCACAGGCAAGTGCGCCCGCTCGTCATATGCCGGTTTACATGTCGGCGATCTACATCGCGGCATCTGTTTTGATGTGGTCGACGCGCGGTCTCAGCATGTACTTCATCTCCGCCAATACGCAGCAGATACAGGGCTCGCTTGGCGCAACACTGACCGAGACCTCATGGCTGATCGCAGCCTATATGGCTCCTTATGCCAGCCTGACGATCCTTCTCGTCAAGATCCGCACGCAGTTCGGCCTACGGCGCTTTGCGGAAATTGCAATCGCCGTCTTCCTGATTTCCTCTCTGCTGCACTTGCTGGTCTATGACATCTGGTCGGCGATACCGATCCGCTTCATAGCGGGTGCTGCCGCAGCACCGGTATCGACCATCGGCTTTCTCTACATGCTTGAAGCCTTTCCGCCCGCCAAGAAGATGACGTGGGGCCTCAGCCTCGCGCTGACCTGTTCGGCTGCGGCAGGCCCGCTCGCCCGCGTCATCTCGCCAATGCTGTTCGAAATCGGGCAATGGCAGCAGCTCTATATGGTCGAGATCGGCCTGTCGCTTACAGCCTTCGCCGTCGTTTATGTCCTGCCATTAACGCAAGTCCCGCGCGCAAAAGTGTTGCACTGGCTGGATTTCGTCGCTTATGCACTGATTGCCATCGGTTTCGGACTTCTTGCGGTTATTCTGGTTCAGGGAAAGAACTACTGGTGGTTCGAAGCCCCGTGGATCGGCGTGTGCCTTGCGATCTCGATAGCCGTCCTCGCCTGCGCTGCCGCAATCGAACTCAATCGCGAACAGCCGCTGATGAATCTGCAATGGTTGTTCTCTCCCGAAATTCTGCGCTTCACGCTGATCCTGTTCATCTTCCGCATCGTGCTTGCCGAGCAGACGACTGGCGCAGTCGGTCTTTTTCAGGCATTCGGTCTGCAGGATGGTCAGAGCCGTGGCCTCTACCTCGTCATTCTCGCAGCTTCGCTGGCAGGCGGCATTGCCTGCGGCATGTGGATGAAGCTTGAACGCGTATCGTTCATATTCGGGCTGGCGCTGATCTTCATCGCAGCCGGTGCCTTTTTGGACAGCCATGCAACGAACCTGACCCGTCCACACGACGCTTACCTTAGCCAGGCTCTGATCGCCTTTGGTGGCGCCCTGTTTCTGCCCCCGGCCATGCTGGCGGGCATCACCAAGGCCCTGAAACAGGGACCAACCTATATGACGAGCTTCATCGTCATCTTTCTGTTCACCCAGAATATCGGCGGCCTTATCGGTTCAGCGGTGTTCGGCACGTTCATCGCGATCCGCGAAAAGTACCATTCCGCCTATCTTGTGGAACAATTGGTCATGGCCAATCCCCTGGTCGCCCAGCGCGTTCAGGCACTTTCCGGCACCTATGCAAAGGTTTTGGCTGATCAGGGACTGACCAAGGCCGAAGGGCTGGCGCTTCTCGGGCAACGGGTCACGAAGGAAGCGACAGTGCTGTCCTATAATGATGCTTTTCTCGCGATCTCGGTCATTGCGGTCCTCTCGCTCGCTTGCCTGATCGCCTATCGCCTCTATGAAAACATACAAGCGCGCCGCCATAGCGCGGCGGCAACCAGTTAG
- a CDS encoding HlyD family secretion protein: MTVGKQYIRGGLALIIGLAGVLMVLWAWQLPPFKHSVETTDNAYIRGQVTVISPQVAGYVTKVKVRDYQMVKQGDLLIEIDGRSYQQKLDQALAALNSKKAALANSEQSQHSAEATIQSRQAQISGAKAALEVAEANAKRVEALLPRGVTTQSSADTAHGTLLQAQASVDEAQAALAVAQQDLQAIIVNRDSLNADIANAEATVELARIDLQNTRIVAPRDGTLGEVGVRLGQYVTAGTQLVSVVPKTKWVMANFKETQLYGMKVGQPVTFTVDALRHAQLTGRIEAFAPAAGSEFSVIKSDNATGNFTKITQRLSVRIAIDEDQPDAARLAPGMSVVVRVDTKTEPVTN; this comes from the coding sequence ATGACAGTTGGAAAACAATATATACGCGGCGGTCTAGCCCTCATCATCGGCCTTGCAGGCGTTCTGATGGTGCTGTGGGCGTGGCAGCTGCCGCCTTTCAAACACAGCGTCGAGACCACCGATAATGCCTATATCCGTGGCCAGGTGACCGTTATTAGCCCGCAGGTTGCCGGCTATGTCACCAAGGTCAAAGTCAGGGACTATCAAATGGTGAAGCAGGGCGATCTCCTGATAGAGATCGACGGTCGCAGCTATCAGCAGAAGCTGGATCAGGCGCTGGCCGCTCTCAATAGCAAAAAGGCAGCCCTTGCCAATTCGGAACAGAGCCAGCATTCGGCTGAAGCGACGATCCAGTCGCGGCAGGCGCAGATTTCCGGCGCCAAGGCCGCTCTCGAAGTGGCCGAGGCCAATGCGAAGCGTGTCGAAGCCCTGCTGCCGCGCGGCGTGACCACGCAAAGCTCTGCCGATACCGCACATGGAACCCTGCTTCAGGCACAAGCCTCTGTTGACGAAGCTCAAGCCGCACTGGCTGTTGCCCAACAGGACCTGCAAGCCATTATCGTCAATCGCGACAGCCTCAATGCCGACATCGCCAATGCGGAAGCAACCGTCGAGCTGGCACGGATCGACCTGCAGAACACCCGCATCGTTGCACCGCGCGACGGCACACTCGGCGAAGTGGGCGTGCGGCTCGGCCAATATGTGACGGCAGGAACGCAGCTCGTCTCCGTCGTACCGAAGACCAAATGGGTGATGGCGAATTTCAAGGAAACACAGCTCTACGGCATGAAGGTCGGCCAGCCGGTTACTTTTACCGTCGATGCCTTGCGTCACGCGCAGCTCACAGGTCGCATAGAAGCCTTTGCACCCGCAGCGGGTTCAGAGTTCAGCGTCATCAAGTCCGACAATGCGACCGGCAATTTCACCAAGATTACGCAGCGCCTTTCCGTCCGCATCGCTATTGATGAAGATCAGCCGGATGCGGCACGTCTGGCACCCGGCATGTCGGTCGTGGTCCGTGTCGACACCAAAACTGAACCCGTTACAAACTAG
- a CDS encoding PIG-L deacetylase family protein: MIDLRSLANHSRPLQLLCLGAHSDDIEIGCGGTLLSLIESGTPLHVEWCVLSGNEQRRAEAEASARDFLRGIDSFNIHLASFEDSYFPAQSRAIKQWLIEQRGRGQPDMVFTHRHGDAHQDHRTINELTWNLFRDQVILEYEIPKWDGDLGQPNAYSALPAAIMDRKIDLLMKHFGTQRSKDWFDPETFRGLARLRGMECRAPETYAEAFHARKLRLF, encoded by the coding sequence ATGATCGATCTGCGTTCGCTCGCAAATCACAGTCGTCCGCTTCAGCTGCTTTGTCTGGGCGCGCATTCGGATGATATCGAGATCGGTTGCGGCGGTACGCTTCTGAGCCTGATCGAGAGCGGCACGCCGCTGCATGTGGAGTGGTGCGTTCTGTCAGGCAATGAGCAAAGGCGTGCGGAGGCAGAAGCTTCGGCACGCGATTTCCTGCGTGGGATAGACAGTTTCAACATCCATCTTGCTTCATTCGAGGATAGCTATTTCCCGGCACAGAGCCGCGCAATAAAGCAATGGCTGATCGAACAGCGCGGGCGCGGGCAACCGGATATGGTCTTCACCCATCGCCATGGCGACGCCCATCAGGATCACCGCACCATCAACGAACTGACATGGAATCTCTTCCGCGATCAGGTGATCCTTGAATACGAAATTCCAAAATGGGATGGCGATCTTGGGCAGCCCAACGCCTATTCGGCGCTACCGGCTGCGATCATGGATCGCAAGATCGATCTGTTGATGAAGCACTTCGGCACCCAGCGTTCGAAGGACTGGTTCGACCCGGAAACCTTTCGTGGGCTTGCCCGGCTGCGCGGCATGGAATGCCGCGCACCTGAGACCTACGCCGAAGCTTTTCATGCCAGAAAACTGCGACTGTTCTAG
- a CDS encoding sugar phosphate nucleotidyltransferase, whose amino-acid sequence MKVVLFCGGLGTRIREYSENIPKPMIPLGHQPILHHVMEYYSDYGHNDFVLCLGYKANVVKDFFLTIRPQTFADCVVSDGGRNVQLLEEVDRDWSVTLLDTGIWRNIGERLWSARSHVANEDMFLANYSDGLSDVDLDDMTERFRASGKIACFLAVRPPLTYHLADIGEGGDVRAFRTSNTSDIWINGGYFLFRKEIFDYMREGEELVLEPFGRLIAENQLMAYKYEGFWRSMDTLRDWQTLEDMVEKGDMPWKKHKAEQAERRATNVAIAL is encoded by the coding sequence ATGAAAGTCGTTTTGTTCTGCGGCGGTCTTGGAACCAGAATCCGCGAATATTCGGAGAATATCCCGAAACCGATGATCCCGCTCGGCCATCAGCCGATCCTGCATCACGTCATGGAATATTACAGCGATTACGGGCACAACGACTTCGTTCTGTGTCTGGGCTACAAGGCCAATGTCGTGAAGGATTTCTTCCTGACGATCCGCCCGCAGACCTTCGCCGACTGCGTGGTTTCGGACGGAGGGCGCAACGTGCAATTGCTTGAGGAAGTGGATCGCGACTGGAGTGTGACGCTGCTCGATACGGGGATCTGGCGCAATATCGGCGAGAGGCTCTGGAGTGCCCGATCGCATGTGGCGAATGAGGATATGTTCCTCGCCAATTACAGCGACGGTCTCAGCGATGTCGACCTTGATGACATGACCGAACGCTTTCGTGCCAGCGGCAAGATTGCCTGCTTTCTCGCAGTCCGTCCTCCGCTGACCTATCACCTTGCCGACATTGGCGAAGGTGGTGATGTGCGCGCATTCCGGACGTCGAACACGTCGGACATCTGGATCAATGGCGGCTATTTCCTCTTCCGCAAGGAAATCTTTGACTATATGCGCGAAGGCGAGGAACTGGTGCTTGAGCCCTTCGGCCGTCTGATCGCCGAGAACCAGCTTATGGCCTATAAATATGAGGGCTTCTGGCGGTCGATGGATACGCTGCGCGACTGGCAGACGCTTGAGGATATGGTCGAAAAGGGCGATATGCCCTGGAAGAAGCACAAGGCGGAGCAGGCGGAACGCCGGGCCACCAATGTCGCGATAGCGCTATGA